In Thermobaculum terrenum ATCC BAA-798, the DNA window TCTGGTGGAGTCCATAAAACAAAATGGTATATTGCAGCCCCTGCTGGTGCAACGGCAGGGAGATCATTACCAGCTGATCGCCGGCCACAGGCGCCTTCATGCAGCCAAGATGGCGGGCGTCCAGCAGGTGCCTGTGGTGATCCGGGAGGCCAGGGCGAGCGACAATATGCTGCTGCTCGCCCTTATCGAGAATCTTCAGCGGGAAGATCTCAACCCTATCGACGAGGCCAAGGCGTATAGAGAGCTGCAGAGGAAGTTTGGCTTCTCCACAGATGAGATCGCGGAGCGAGTAGGCAAGAGCAGGCCTGCTGTAGCCAATGCCCTCAGGCTGCTGGAGCTTGCGCCCGAGGTCAAGGAGATGTTGATCCAGGGGCAGATCTCCGAGGGGCACGCCCGAGCCTTGTTAGGGCTTCGCGATCCTCAGAGCCAGATAAACACTGCCAGGCTGGTGGTCGAGCGTGGCCTGAGTGTCAGGCAGACCGAGCAACTGGTCAAGCGCCTCAGGGACAACTCTGGGCAGAGATCCTCCCAGGCTATAGATCCAGAGGTGACCTATCTGGAGGAACGCTTCAGGCAGGCTCTGGGAACGAAGGTATCCCTTTCCCGATCACGCAGGGGGGGCAAGCTAGTAATACATTTCTACTCTGAGGAGGAGCTACAGTCCATATATGAGGTGATAGTCGGGGACAGGTCGAGATAATTTTGTTTACGCTTTATTTGCTTTGTTGGTGCTGTAACTCTAGAATGTTACCGGACTCGAGAGCGAAGGATCTTATCGAGGAAGCGCCAGACCTCTTGCTAAGAGGTGACGAGGGGAAGGCTTATCGAAATCTTCGGCGGGTGGCCTTCCGGCCCGCAGTGGTCGTTAGGAAGGGGACAAATCTTGCGGGTGACCGCTTGGACAAATCCCCGACCGTGCTGCTCCGTTCGCTCACGAGGACCGTATAGAACATAAACTTATCTCATGCCCTGAGGGGTGTTAGTACATCTTTGTGTTCGTAAGGAGGTCCTTTGTGTGCGGTATATTTGGTTATGTTGGTAAGGACAGGGATGTTGCTGGTCTGGTACTAGACGGGCTAAAGCGTCTGGAGTACAGGGGTTACGACTCCTGGGGAGTGGCCGTAGTAACCGACGAGGGCATAAACCTGACCAAGCAGGTTGGAAAGATAGGCGATGCGCAGGTGAATATGCCCGACAGCTTCCTGGGTTTTGGCCACACCCGCTGGGCCACTCACGGTGGCGTAACTGACTACAATGCTCACCCCCACCTGGATTGTACTGGTCGTATAGCTGTTATCCACAACGGCATAATAGAGAACTTCTCTGAGCTCCGGAATAAGCTGCTGAGCCAGGGACACAAACTTAGGTCCGAGACCGATACCGAGGTCGTGGCTCATCTGCTGGAGGAGGAGACGAAGGGACTCGGTAGTGATCCCGCTGGATTTGCAGATGCCCTCCGCAGGGTTTTCATGCAGCTTGAGGGCATGAACGCTGTCATGGCCCTCGACAGCTCTTCAGGGGTAATGGTGGCTGCCAAAAATGGTTC includes these proteins:
- a CDS encoding ParB/RepB/Spo0J family partition protein, whose translation is MSRPKGGLGRGLDALIPQTSSTFDNLVHIDQIIANPYQPRGSMDEGRLQSLVESIKQNGILQPLLVQRQGDHYQLIAGHRRLHAAKMAGVQQVPVVIREARASDNMLLLALIENLQREDLNPIDEAKAYRELQRKFGFSTDEIAERVGKSRPAVANALRLLELAPEVKEMLIQGQISEGHARALLGLRDPQSQINTARLVVERGLSVRQTEQLVKRLRDNSGQRSSQAIDPEVTYLEERFRQALGTKVSLSRSRRGGKLVIHFYSEEELQSIYEVIVGDRSR